A DNA window from Acinetobacter sp. 10FS3-1 contains the following coding sequences:
- the gspK gene encoding type II secretion system minor pseudopilin GspK: MKKTIAIQQQQGIALITILVMVALATILAATIAKRQTATAESTAYLMRQNQSLMYAKSAEAFFAELLVDDAKNAPDVDHLNETWAQPMPAFPVEDGYVSGVLQDESGKFNLNSLLTQEGNVNEHAKIWFEQILKRAGLPEQLSEAVIDWQDADDRPVGPMGAESNYYQSLLDAALPPNTKFHSVEQLKLVRGFEENKYQLIAPYVTAAPLSDSPVNINTASAFLLASMDEKLDIHGIQQVLEKRQANLEHFSSVSELWAIEPFSQVGADKRNLVNNLLGIQSHYFKARIEVMLSERKRQFSSDLVRQEQQVHIAYRSMAPF; this comes from the coding sequence ATGAAGAAAACGATCGCGATTCAACAGCAGCAGGGTATAGCACTGATCACCATTCTGGTCATGGTAGCATTGGCTACAATTCTCGCGGCCACTATTGCAAAGCGCCAGACGGCCACTGCGGAAAGTACGGCTTATTTAATGCGCCAAAATCAGTCTTTAATGTATGCCAAAAGTGCAGAAGCTTTTTTTGCTGAGTTGTTGGTCGATGATGCTAAAAATGCCCCAGATGTAGACCATTTAAATGAAACCTGGGCTCAGCCCATGCCTGCTTTCCCGGTGGAAGACGGGTATGTCTCGGGGGTATTGCAAGATGAATCGGGCAAGTTCAACCTAAACAGTCTGCTTACCCAGGAAGGTAATGTTAATGAGCATGCCAAGATATGGTTTGAGCAAATTTTAAAGCGTGCCGGATTGCCTGAGCAGCTCAGTGAAGCGGTAATTGATTGGCAGGATGCTGATGATAGACCTGTCGGGCCTATGGGGGCAGAGTCCAATTATTACCAGAGCCTGCTAGATGCGGCCCTGCCTCCCAACACCAAATTTCATAGTGTGGAACAGCTAAAATTGGTACGCGGCTTTGAGGAAAATAAATATCAACTGATTGCCCCGTATGTAACCGCTGCTCCACTATCGGATAGTCCGGTGAATATTAATACCGCATCAGCTTTTCTTCTGGCCAGTATGGATGAAAAGCTGGATATTCATGGCATACAGCAAGTTCTGGAAAAACGTCAGGCAAATCTGGAGCATTTTTCCAGTGTGTCAGAGCTTTGGGCCATTGAACCTTTTAGTCAGGTCGGTGCCGATAAACGTAATCTGGTCAATAATTTATTAGGCATACAATCTCATTATTTCAAGGCCCGGATTGAAGTGATGCTGAGTGAACGCAAGCGCCAGTTCAGCAGCGATTTAGTGCGTCAGGAACAGCAGGTTCATATCGCATATCGCAGTATGGCGCCGTTTTAA
- a CDS encoding SRPBCC family protein has product MNSIQVKKEFPASVAQVFDLLSKHATYNIAFAPLQVERIKDSADAERPDGVGSVRSMGIGPVKPLKEQITLLEENQRIEYKIVKNPLIKHHLGIIEFEEKEADKTLVTYTIELQTRVPLTSKLILAQLKTGIKLGLAKLAKSV; this is encoded by the coding sequence ATGAACTCTATTCAAGTCAAAAAAGAATTTCCCGCATCTGTTGCTCAGGTTTTTGATTTGCTGTCCAAACATGCAACTTATAATATTGCCTTTGCGCCATTACAGGTCGAGCGTATTAAGGATTCTGCTGATGCTGAACGTCCCGATGGAGTGGGTTCAGTGCGGAGCATGGGAATCGGTCCAGTCAAACCGTTAAAGGAACAGATTACTTTACTCGAAGAAAATCAGCGAATTGAATATAAAATTGTTAAAAATCCTCTGATCAAGCATCATTTGGGTATTATTGAGTTTGAGGAAAAAGAGGCGGATAAAACCTTGGTGACTTATACTATCGAATTGCAGACGCGTGTTCCTTTGACCAGTAAATTGATCCTTGCACAGTTAAAAACTGGGATTAAACTAGGACTCGCAAAACTTGCAAAATCTGTTTAA
- the ung gene encoding uracil-DNA glycosylase — MSLNEQQMAKLSKVQLDESWKYALSDFLLGSKMDALKAFLIEEKKADKIIYPPNHLIFNALNTTPLDRVKVVILGQDPYHGPNQAHGLSFSVQKGVPLPPSLRNIFHELHNDLGVESPKHGDLTHWAEQGVLLLNAVLTVEASQPTSHQKRGWEEFTDHVIDILNEQREHIVFILWGAYAQRKGQRIDQNKHLVLKAAHPSPLAANRGGFFGCKVFSKTNNYLKQHGIEPIDWQLDA; from the coding sequence ATGTCTTTAAATGAACAGCAAATGGCTAAACTGAGTAAAGTTCAGTTAGATGAAAGCTGGAAATACGCTTTGAGTGATTTTTTGCTCGGTTCCAAAATGGATGCGTTAAAAGCGTTTTTAATTGAAGAGAAAAAAGCAGATAAAATTATTTATCCACCGAATCATCTGATTTTTAATGCCTTAAATACTACTCCGCTGGATCGGGTTAAAGTAGTGATTTTAGGGCAGGACCCTTATCATGGTCCGAATCAGGCACATGGCTTAAGTTTTTCGGTGCAGAAGGGCGTACCATTGCCGCCTTCTTTACGTAATATCTTTCATGAATTGCACAATGATCTGGGGGTGGAAAGCCCTAAGCATGGCGATTTAACCCACTGGGCAGAGCAAGGGGTGCTATTGCTCAATGCTGTCCTGACGGTAGAAGCCAGTCAGCCGACTTCGCATCAAAAACGTGGGTGGGAAGAGTTTACCGATCACGTGATTGACATCTTAAATGAACAGCGCGAACATATTGTCTTTATCCTTTGGGGCGCATACGCACAGCGTAAAGGACAGCGCATTGACCAGAATAAACATCTCGTATTAAAGGCTGCTCATCCTTCGCCTTTAGCTGCAAACCGGGGTGGTTTCTTTGGTTGCAAAGTGTTTTCAAAAACAAATAATTATCTTAAACAACATGGCATTGAGCCTATAGATTGGCAGCTGGACGCATGA
- a CDS encoding enoyl-CoA hydratase/isomerase family protein — protein MTYSPVNKSYHPDLIVEEAHNGWRIVRLNRPKSLHALDESIVTALLEVFQDFYTDENVKAIWLDSTTPKAFCAGGDVRKLRQLVINDEVATANKFFEQEYALDLLLHNYAKPILVWGEGYVMGGGLGLFMAAPFRLVTPYSRLAMPEINIGLYPDVGATRFLADRGAIGLFTGLTGSIMTAAGAYGIGWATHICDAARDTVLNRVVNIDWDHYPAGDFRAIDDTLNSMHRPVGPGPLQNSLDVIQSVCRGLNFEHDYESIIGLSDARSDWLRQASENLQKGSPTTAALTWLLWQWGKQVHSWNEVFELETQISDWKIRHADFVEGVRARLVDKDLSPEWSQGSDLSLKGILSANPPVTTIESWNELLKHYGVI, from the coding sequence ATGACTTACTCTCCTGTAAATAAATCTTATCATCCGGATTTGATTGTTGAAGAAGCGCACAACGGGTGGCGCATTGTTCGCTTGAATCGTCCGAAATCCTTACATGCTCTCGATGAATCGATTGTGACGGCATTGCTTGAAGTTTTTCAGGATTTTTATACGGATGAAAATGTAAAAGCAATCTGGCTGGATTCTACTACGCCCAAAGCATTTTGTGCGGGTGGAGATGTGCGCAAGCTGCGTCAATTGGTTATCAATGATGAAGTAGCGACAGCCAATAAATTTTTTGAACAAGAATATGCGCTGGATCTTCTATTGCATAACTATGCAAAACCCATATTGGTATGGGGTGAAGGCTATGTTATGGGCGGCGGTCTGGGCCTGTTTATGGCCGCGCCATTCCGCTTGGTAACACCGTACTCCCGTCTGGCGATGCCAGAAATTAATATTGGTCTGTATCCGGATGTTGGTGCAACACGCTTCCTGGCGGATCGTGGCGCGATTGGCCTGTTTACTGGTTTGACCGGCTCGATTATGACAGCCGCAGGTGCTTATGGAATTGGCTGGGCAACGCATATCTGTGATGCTGCACGTGACACTGTTCTGAACAGGGTGGTGAATATTGACTGGGATCATTATCCGGCAGGCGATTTTCGAGCAATTGATGATACGCTGAACAGCATGCATCGTCCGGTAGGCCCAGGACCATTACAAAACTCACTCGATGTCATTCAAAGTGTTTGCCGTGGGCTGAACTTTGAGCATGACTATGAGTCGATTATCGGTTTAAGTGATGCGCGTAGTGACTGGTTGCGTCAGGCCAGTGAAAATCTGCAAAAAGGTTCACCGACTACGGCCGCATTGACCTGGTTATTGTGGCAATGGGGGAAGCAGGTTCATTCCTGGAATGAAGTATTTGAACTGGAAACCCAGATTTCCGACTGGAAAATTCGTCATGCGGACTTTGTCGAGGGGGTGCGTGCCCGCCTGGTCGATAAAGATCTGTCACCAGAATGGAGCCAAGGAAGCGATTTAAGTCTGAAAGGAATTCTTTCAGCCAACCCTCCTGTCACGACGATTGAAAGCTGGAATGAATTGCTCAAGCATTATGGTGTGATCTGA
- a CDS encoding integration host factor subunit beta, with protein MTTEALNKSDLIERIALKNPHLAEPLVEEAVKIMIDQMIEALSADNRIEIRGFGSFALHHREPRVGRNPKTGKSVEVAAKAVPHFKPGKALRDAVNESAMKP; from the coding sequence ATGACTACTGAAGCACTTAATAAGTCTGACTTAATAGAGCGTATTGCATTGAAGAATCCACATTTGGCTGAGCCATTGGTGGAAGAAGCGGTTAAAATCATGATTGATCAAATGATTGAGGCTTTATCAGCCGACAACCGTATTGAAATCCGCGGATTTGGTAGCTTCGCACTGCATCATCGTGAGCCTCGTGTGGGTCGTAACCCAAAAACAGGTAAGTCAGTAGAGGTGGCAGCAAAAGCTGTTCCACATTTCAAGCCTGGTAAAGCCTTACGTGACGCAGTAAACGAATCGGCAATGAAGCCATAA
- the cmk gene encoding (d)CMP kinase, with protein sequence MTVQIITIDGPSGSGKGTLAAKLADHYQFHLLDSGALYRLLGLSLHQHGLLEEMDKRLAECIQSATNLDIQFVSSIAGTQVLLEGEDVSQTIRTERVGEFASKVAAIPELRAALVARQHAFAQAPGLVADGRDMATAIFPQAQAKIYLTASAESRAQRRLKQLQGMGLDVKINDILANIQARDKRDMERTVAPLKPADDAYIIDSSDLNIDEVFRLMTTYVNQRLAK encoded by the coding sequence ATGACAGTTCAAATTATTACTATTGATGGTCCAAGTGGATCTGGTAAAGGCACCTTGGCTGCGAAACTGGCAGACCATTATCAGTTTCATCTATTGGATTCAGGTGCCTTATATCGTCTTTTAGGGCTGTCATTGCATCAACATGGCTTGCTGGAGGAAATGGATAAGCGGCTCGCAGAGTGCATACAATCTGCAACAAATTTAGATATACAGTTTGTCAGCAGTATTGCCGGGACTCAGGTACTTTTAGAGGGCGAAGATGTTTCTCAAACGATCCGTACTGAACGGGTGGGGGAGTTTGCCTCAAAAGTAGCCGCAATTCCTGAACTTAGAGCAGCGTTGGTGGCGCGTCAACATGCTTTTGCACAGGCGCCCGGCCTGGTGGCCGATGGTCGAGATATGGCGACTGCGATTTTTCCTCAGGCACAAGCCAAAATTTATTTGACGGCATCGGCCGAATCACGTGCGCAAAGGCGCCTAAAGCAGTTGCAGGGAATGGGGCTGGATGTTAAAATAAACGACATTTTAGCTAATATTCAGGCGCGGGATAAACGAGATATGGAGCGTACAGTTGCTCCGCTCAAGCCTGCTGATGATGCGTACATTATCGATAGTTCTGATCTGAATATCGATGAAGTATTCCGGCTGATGACCACTTATGTCAATCAGCGCTTAGCCAAATAA
- the rpsA gene encoding 30S ribosomal protein S1: MTESFAALFEESELNLNVEKGAVIQGVVVSIDSDWVTVDTGLKSEGVVDRAEFLNEQRELEVQVGDTVDVVVEALDNGMGQTVLSREKAKRAETWTKLEKIFEDGEIVTGVISGKVKGGFTVDIGPVRAFLPGSLVDTRPIRDTTHLEGKELEFKVIKLDAKRNNVVVSRRAVMEAESSADREALLAQLEEGQTVTGTIKNLTDYGAFVDLGGIDGLLHITDMAWKRIKHPSEVVEVGQEVTVKVLKFDRERNRVSLGLKQLGEDPWLAIMSRYPKGSIVKARVTNLTDYGCFAEIAEGVEGLVHVSEMDHTNKNIHPSKVVQIGDEVDVMVLEVDEERRRISLGIKQTRANPWEEFAKNHDKGEKVSGTIKSITDFGIFIGLPGGIDGLVHLSDISWNEQGEEAIRRYKKGDTVEAVILSVDAEGNRISLGIKQLNSDPFNDFLAANERGALVKGTVTAVDAKGATVKLADEVEATLKASEINRDRVEDATKFLEVGQEVEAKIINVDRKSRSINLSIKAKDEAEEKEAVANLKTTAVAQDNGPKTIGDLIKAQMNN, encoded by the coding sequence ATGACCGAATCTTTTGCAGCCCTCTTTGAAGAAAGTGAATTAAACCTCAACGTTGAAAAGGGCGCTGTCATCCAGGGCGTTGTAGTAAGCATCGACTCTGACTGGGTAACTGTTGACACTGGTCTTAAATCTGAAGGTGTTGTTGACCGTGCGGAGTTCTTAAATGAACAACGCGAACTTGAAGTTCAAGTAGGCGACACAGTTGACGTAGTTGTTGAAGCACTTGACAACGGTATGGGTCAAACAGTTCTTTCACGCGAAAAAGCTAAACGCGCTGAAACTTGGACTAAACTTGAAAAAATCTTTGAAGACGGCGAAATCGTTACTGGTGTTATCTCTGGTAAAGTTAAAGGTGGTTTCACTGTTGACATCGGTCCAGTACGTGCGTTCTTACCAGGTTCACTTGTAGACACTCGTCCTATCCGTGACACGACTCACCTTGAAGGTAAAGAGTTAGAGTTCAAGGTTATCAAGCTTGATGCTAAACGTAACAACGTTGTTGTTTCACGTCGTGCGGTTATGGAAGCTGAATCTTCAGCTGACCGTGAAGCGCTTCTTGCTCAGCTTGAAGAAGGTCAAACAGTTACTGGTACAATCAAGAACCTTACTGACTATGGTGCGTTCGTTGACCTTGGCGGTATTGACGGTCTTCTTCACATCACTGACATGGCTTGGAAACGTATCAAGCACCCATCAGAAGTTGTTGAAGTAGGTCAAGAAGTTACTGTTAAAGTACTTAAGTTTGACCGTGAGCGTAATCGCGTATCTTTAGGCCTTAAGCAATTAGGCGAAGATCCATGGTTAGCGATCATGAGCCGTTACCCTAAAGGTTCTATCGTTAAAGCTCGTGTAACTAACTTAACTGACTATGGTTGCTTCGCTGAAATCGCTGAAGGCGTTGAAGGCTTAGTACACGTTTCAGAAATGGACCACACAAACAAAAACATCCACCCATCTAAAGTTGTTCAGATCGGTGACGAAGTTGATGTGATGGTTCTTGAAGTTGATGAAGAGCGTCGTCGTATCTCTCTTGGTATCAAACAAACTCGTGCTAACCCATGGGAAGAGTTTGCTAAGAACCACGATAAAGGTGAAAAAGTTTCAGGTACGATCAAGTCAATCACTGACTTCGGTATCTTCATCGGTTTACCAGGCGGTATCGATGGCCTGGTTCACTTGTCTGACATCTCTTGGAACGAGCAAGGCGAAGAAGCTATCCGTCGCTACAAGAAAGGTGACACTGTTGAAGCGGTTATCCTGTCTGTAGATGCTGAAGGCAACCGTATCAGCCTTGGTATCAAGCAGTTGAACAGCGATCCATTCAACGATTTCTTGGCGGCTAACGAACGCGGTGCGCTGGTGAAAGGTACTGTAACTGCAGTTGACGCTAAAGGCGCTACTGTTAAGTTAGCTGACGAAGTTGAAGCAACTCTTAAAGCATCTGAAATCAATCGCGACCGCGTTGAAGATGCGACTAAATTCTTAGAAGTTGGTCAAGAAGTTGAAGCTAAGATTATCAACGTAGATCGTAAATCTCGCTCTATCAACTTGTCTATCAAAGCGAAAGATGAAGCTGAAGAGAAAGAAGCAGTTGCTAACCTGAAAACTACTGCTGTAGCTCAAGACAATGGTCCTAAGACTATTGGTGACTTGATCAAGGCGCAAATGAACAATTAA
- a CDS encoding 6-pyruvoyl trahydropterin synthase family protein, with protein MLIRKLFKFENAHIVRNCTSDRCKRSIHGHSYKVELLLKASKLDHGQMVYDFGLLKGVIKDLYDSFDHAICFWQQDDPEYIQACKKFSARWISLPVSPSAEQFSRIFFFLAQQVLASTVTQNGEGDVEVYSVIVHETDTGYAQSFLEDIENEQMGLLTLDQIEFSEQVQAEWTEPQMYNKLKQGIAFHNPTVDLQVKR; from the coding sequence ATGTTAATTCGTAAGTTATTTAAATTTGAAAATGCTCATATTGTGCGTAACTGCACATCGGACCGCTGCAAGCGTTCGATTCATGGTCATAGTTATAAAGTCGAGTTACTGCTAAAAGCGTCGAAGTTGGATCATGGTCAGATGGTCTATGATTTTGGTTTGCTCAAAGGTGTAATTAAAGACCTTTATGATTCTTTTGATCATGCCATTTGTTTCTGGCAGCAGGACGATCCGGAGTATATTCAGGCTTGCAAGAAGTTTAGTGCACGTTGGATCTCTTTGCCTGTGTCGCCCTCTGCGGAACAGTTTTCCCGTATTTTCTTCTTTCTGGCACAGCAAGTGCTGGCCTCGACCGTCACCCAGAATGGTGAAGGGGATGTCGAAGTATATTCAGTAATTGTGCATGAGACGGATACTGGCTATGCACAAAGCTTCCTGGAAGATATTGAAAATGAGCAGATGGGGTTATTGACTCTAGATCAGATTGAGTTTTCAGAGCAGGTACAGGCCGAATGGACTGAGCCGCAGATGTATAATAAACTGAAACAGGGAATCGCCTTTCACAACCCGACTGTGGATTTACAGGTCAAACGCTAA
- the tadA gene encoding tRNA adenosine(34) deaminase TadA — translation MSETHYKDEDWMQLAYEQAALAAEQGEIPVGAVIVSQQQVIGRGFNAPISLNDPTAHAEIVALREACHNLQNYRLPDDAVLYVTLEPCTMCVGALVHARVSRVVFGTTEPKAGSLVSARKLFETGYYNHVFSFEAGCMQQQCSEQLSIFFKQRREQKRELKRQEKLRNTQK, via the coding sequence ATGTCTGAAACACACTATAAAGATGAAGACTGGATGCAGCTTGCCTATGAGCAGGCTGCATTGGCTGCCGAACAGGGGGAAATTCCTGTGGGTGCAGTGATTGTAAGTCAACAGCAGGTAATTGGACGTGGATTCAATGCGCCTATCTCCCTGAACGACCCTACAGCCCATGCCGAAATCGTGGCGTTACGTGAAGCCTGCCATAATCTGCAAAATTATCGCCTGCCCGATGATGCTGTACTCTATGTAACCTTGGAGCCTTGCACCATGTGTGTAGGAGCATTGGTACATGCACGCGTATCTCGGGTGGTGTTCGGAACGACCGAGCCGAAAGCTGGTTCTTTGGTTAGCGCCCGCAAGCTTTTTGAAACTGGGTATTATAACCATGTCTTTTCCTTTGAAGCAGGCTGTATGCAGCAGCAATGCTCCGAACAGCTGAGCATTTTTTTTAAGCAGCGCCGCGAACAGAAGCGTGAGCTCAAGCGACAAGAAAAGTTACGCAATACCCAAAAATAA